CTTTTCTTTGGCTTTTGGTTTGACATTGTTGCTGTGGACGGTTCACTgttgtagaaaaaaaagaattcacAATTTTAGATAAAACTGGTAAATGGAAGATAGCATATGTATAGAGAAACTGTGAGAACATGAATCCTATCTATAATCAGAGCCCACACTGCTATGAAATGGTATTTATTGGTCACTGCGTTTTGCAATTAAGAGGACAAGAGAGACTTACATCTGTTCTAACTTTCCTTTGTTGACAAAAAACCCATCATGTTTAATTTTCGCATCATCAACTTCAAAATACTCATCCTAGaatgcaaagaaaaaaagaagaataatgTGTCAGCTATCAAGATACACTTTGATCTTATAAGGAAAACAAACATATGGAGGATATCTATACTGTCTGACCAATTCAACGTCATCGATGAATGAATCTTCAGTGTCATACTCGTCATCGTCTGGAGCACCATCTAACTCTTCCCCATCACTACTATCTCTCCCCTAGAAATCAAAAACATTCATCTAACTAGTACTGCTAAACAATAGACACAACAATGGTGAGAAAAAAATAGGGAAACATACCATGTAGAGCCTTTCGATCTTCTCAATAACGGCGTTGAAACGATTAGAATGAGGTTGGTCGACCATTTCACCTTCTGCTGGTGGACCCTGCATTGGATATACCAACAAAAGCATTAGAAACTGACATGATCCAAATCATATGCCAGAAACGTCTCCAGTTTCCTTCAAATGAAATTGTGAGTGACATATTCGACCAAAACGAGGTTGCAACAATGTCACTAGCGATGAAACCAAATCACATACCGAACCGCAGTTCAAATTACTGAACGAGACtagacaacaacaaatcactgTCAAGTTGTAGTTTTTTCTTAGCTTCAACAGTTTACTTATTGAAACCCAATGCCAAGGAGCAATGACAGAACAATTCACTTTACCAAGACTTACAGAAACCTTCCCGACCAATCAGTTAACCCGACAATAACAAAGTTAATCCGACCCGACAAGAAAAGAGTTATTCCGACAATCAGTTAAAAACAGTGAGGTTCTGTCTGGATGAACTCCCAAAAGCAAATTTCAACTCCCAGGAGGAGGACAAGACAAAGGTTAGTCCTTTAGAGGCAAAGGTTGGTCCTTTCGATGCAAAAGTGTCAAAATCTATGCAAATGTAACAGAGCTTACGAACTCACCGGTGCAAGGTGAGCCTCAAGATTAGGGTTAGCATTAGGAACCGGGTCAGACGCCGAAACCGATGAACCATGAGCCTTGCTAGCCTCCTTCATAAGCTTCTTCCACGAGACGTACGTCGTCTCGCCTCGCCGGAGCTCCACCTTGAGTAACTTCCGATCAGCAGCAGCTAATAACTTTGGCGAGGTCCTCGACGACTCGCCGTCGGTGGCGGCCTTGTGTTCCCCCATGGAGTGATTGGGTAGGGTCAGAGGTAGAGTCTGTGGAGAGACCCCCAGATCGGAGAAGACGCGACTTTGGAGAAAGAATCAAATCAGGAGCCAAGTCTGATGTTGTGAGCCCCGATTGTTAACTCTCAAAGTAGTCCTGAGCTTCCGGTTGGAACcgaattgacaaaaaaaaaaatcgattctGTTTACTATCCGGTTGAAGTTATAAACCGATTGGTGGACTAAAAGATTTAGTCAGTTTCCGGTTCATCCGGCAAGCAAAAACCGACCAGTTTGAGACATTTTGAccacataaatcaaataaactGAAATAAACCGAATCAACCAAAATTTATACATCATTATTTAAATCGAAATTTTAGTTTGTGGTGTTACATTGGTGTCGGATCTCTCCCTCGACACCAATCTTCACTCCTATAGATCCCATCTTCACCATTGATTTACTAAAATCTGAAAAGAAATGATCCTTCAAAGTCATATTAGCAGACAATAAGGAATCGATGATCTTCTTTGTGTCACTATCTTGATATAAAGCAGCATCGGATTGGATGACTCCTCTCCCCTTTTTGATGTTGTGGAAGATATGGCCATCAAATGTCAATGAGCTTCCCAAGTCCAGGGGAAGTCTCACATTGACATCCCCACCTTGGGGGCATGTAGACCTCAGCATTTTGAAGAATGTTGGGTCTATAGTAGGATCCTCAGAGTCCAGACGCTGTGTGACAAAGAAACAGGCGACTGTGCCTATTGTATGTGCACCTATAAAAcagaaatatatagtttaataatGAGTTGTGTAGATAGATTAATTAGAATAATAGCATAGCTTACCAGCACTGAGAATGACAAGGTCTTTCTCTGAAAGGCCCTTCTCTCTGAACTTCGACTTTAACGTCTTGATGGACTCTTGAGGATCTGGCAAGTTAGCTGCCTTCATCTTCTCAGCTGTCAGGCCATCTCTCCGACCTGTTGGGACCTCATAATGAGGTCCTCTTGCCTGTTCCATATATTATGATTAGTTTCATCCCGGAGAGAAAAATGAGACATACATCATCCAATCACTTTCAGTTTCGGTGAATGCCGCAAATATATAAACAGAGTTGAATGAATTTACTATCACTATACtcttgtaatatatatatatataaccccaaaaaaaacaaaaaaatattatctcttTCTTTGGTCGCAAGTAAAGTATTTACCGTAACGACAGCGTCTCTAGCAGCAAGAGCAACGATGTCAGCGCAAGACACAACTCCTGGACACGCCTTCTCAGTGGCAGCTTTGGCTTCATCTATGATTTCAAATCCTCCCACCCCTGCGTTGCCCACCGCGGAACTCTCATCGTCCTCACCATCTCGTTTTAACAATATTGAGGCGTCACATCCCTTCAAAAGTGAGAAACCAAAAAGAGATGTTAAATCtctcaagaaataaaaaaagaaacatgtttGTACTGACTAAGCTTACTCCAACGAAGCAGTCGTGGAACTGCAGCCGGAGTAATATCGCCGCGTTTCTTGGGTTCCTCGCCACGCTCCCTTCAACAACGCCGCGGACGATCTCTTCCGCCGATGCACACTCTTCCTTGTAGAACCCCGGCCTTAGGTTCCCTTCTGAAAGATGTATATTGCCACGAGCAATTAACAAAACTAGGATAATCGCTATTTTGATCATTGCTTTTGATGTTTGATTGAGAAATGTGTTTGattaagataatatatatatagtgaaagtgTTAGATAGTTAGTGTGAGATGGTTAGTGTTGGATGATGAAGAACATTAGTTGATGGTGTAAGTGTTAGATACCTGACCATTAGGTGTAGTGAGAGTGTAAGTGTTATTAGGTGAAGAATAGAAATTAGGTAGTGTTTAATGAGAAAGCCACCTAATCGAATCAGTAACTCACAAAATTACACTCTTATCCCCAATGACATACAGATATATAACCGTTGTTTTTATGCTTTGTTTAGTTAGTTGATTTCGTGTCTTATCTTTTTACCTGACCGTCGTAACAGATTAATTCTAGTAAGATAGttataagttaaaaatattCGAGTTATTAAACCAGGTCCTGTGGAATTGCTTATTACCCTTTAGACACCAGGAGATGAAACCAGGTTCAAAGGCTGTAACTAGACTCTAGAGAGATATTGTCCGGTATAGACTTAGCGAGTTCAGCTTCAGCCAGTTTTTCTCTGAATATGCTTCAATGTGTCTTCCCTTGTAGTGGAATTTGACTTGTTAGTGAGCCGCTCAATTCCACACTTGTATGGTGGAGCTTAGCAAAGTCTTGAAAGGTGAAAGCATAAACCACCATAAAAGGACTCGCATACCTTCTCAGCTAATGTTTATGCTTCTTCATCCCATAATGTTCCAGAAAGCTTAACACCTCCTCTACCACCTCCATCTCCAGCCTTTCAGAGACAATCCATAGATGAGAGATGCAACCAATCCGTAGACCAAAGCCAAAGCTGCAACATGATAAAGTAAAGGGATCCTCAAGCTCTAGCAACCCTTTAGCAGAAGCAAACAGAGAAACAGATTGTTCTAGCTCTGAAGGAGCAGACACATCCACAGACCAAGGCACAGATCCAAGCTCCCCCAGACCTTCACCTGCCAAGTCGCTAAGGTCAATCCGGATGCTCCTCTGGACAAAGTCTGCATAGTTAGCTGTGGTTTAATACACTGGACTAGGAGAAACCTTGAATGTAGCTAAACCAAAGAGAGGTCAAAGTGTTGCCATTTTCGGTCTTGGTGCTGTTGGTTTTTGGCCGCTGCAGAAGGTGCTAGAACCTCTGGTGCTGCTAGGATCATTGGTGTCGGTCCCAACCCCAATAGATTCGAGGAAGGTAGTTAGAAATTGATTAGTGTTTGACTGTGTCCTTCTCTAATCTAATGTCGTTCACTTATAATGAGTTTGATATGCTATTAGCAGCTAAAGAAGTTGGGTGTGGTCGAATTTGTGAACCCTAGAGAGCATGAAAAACCAGTTCAACAAGTCATCGCTGAGATGACAGGCGGTGGTGTGGTGTGGTGTGGTGTGGAGTGCACTGGAAGCATTCAAGCTATGAACTATATGCTCTGTTTCTAAGGTAAAATGGGAGGGGGGTACGTTTTGCTAAGGCTCGGTCCTCATCATCTAGTGTTCATCAAAgggaaataaaaaaagttaattgacaaataaaaaagttaGTGTTCATCAAAGGGAAATACCCAATCCAATAGGGTTTGTTatgcaaaaataaaaacttaatttctCCGTCTCGGCAATTCATTCATTTCTAGATTAATGGAAGATCTGAAAGACTCAAAGGAATTCGCCAAGCCTTGCAAATTGACAAAACCATTCGCATGAGATCTGATCGAACGATGGTGCTGGTTACCTCTGTGCGTGATTACATCAACCGGATGCTCCACGATATCTCCGGCATGAAGGTTCTCCTCATACTCGACTCCGAAACGGTATAAAATCCAGTAACCAACCACTAATCTTCTCCGATTCACAATAATGTAGGCATCATCTTCAATGTGTTTTGAGTTGCAGGTTAGCAATGTGAGCATCGTGTATTCGCAATCAGAGCTGCTTCAGAAAGAAGTGTTTCTCGTGGAACACGATAGATTCAATCTCCGCTTCGAAAGAATCAATGTCGCATCTGAAAGCTGTTTACTTCATCCGCACTACTTCGGAGAACATTCAGAAGCTTCGATACGAGCTCGCCAATCCTAGA
This Brassica napus cultivar Da-Ae chromosome C6, Da-Ae, whole genome shotgun sequence DNA region includes the following protein-coding sequences:
- the LOC125589241 gene encoding peroxidase 13-like; amino-acid sequence: MIKIAIILVLLIARGNIHLSEGNLRPGFYKEECASAEEIVRGVVEGSVARNPRNAAILLRLQFHDCFVGGCDASILLKRDGEDDESSAVGNAGVGGFEIIDEAKAATEKACPGVVSCADIVALAARDAVVTARGPHYEVPTGRRDGLTAEKMKAANLPDPQESIKTLKSKFREKGLSEKDLVILSAGAHTIGTVACFFVTQRLDSEDPTIDPTFFKMLRSTCPQGGDVNVRLPLDLGSSLTFDGHIFHNIKKGRGVIQSDAALYQDSDTKKIIDSLLSANMTLKDHFFSDFSKSMVKMGSIGVKIGVEGEIRHQCNTTN